GGTCCGGCTCCGTCCAGCGGGCAAGGTTCGTCTCGGCATCGGTGTCGATGACGAACGAGGCGAAGTACCGGCCCGCCGCGTCCACGATCACCGTCACACTCGACGGAGTCACCGGCAGGACCCGCGACCACTTCACCTTCACCTCGCCGATCTTCGGCAACGACAGCCGCCCGCCCCCAGTGATCTTCCAGCGGGCGTTCGCGGTGAACCGGATCGCCTGCCGGGAATCCTTGCGCGACCTGAAACGCGGAGCACCCACCCGCTTCCCCTTGCGCTCCCCCTTCAGCGAGGCGAAGAAGTTCCGGTACGCGGCCTGCACGTCCCGCAGCGCCTGCTGCAGGACGACCGAGGAAACCTCGGCCAGCCAGGACCGTTCGGGAGTGTTCTTGGCCCGGGTGATCAACTGCTGGGACAGGACAGCGGCCTTGGGGTAGGCCGCCTGAGCCGCACGGGCATCCTCACGGGCGCGCACCGCGTCGTTGAACACGACACCCCCTGTCGCCGGGAACACCCGTTCCCCGCCTCACCCCCACGACCCGCACCGTCCGGCTCCGCCGCAACGACACCGCGGCACTCCGCGCCGCAATCACGAGATTCGCTTCACCACCGGGCTGAACTTCAGCCCGATGCACTGCGAATGAAGCTCGTTAGACGGCCCGAGTGGACAGCCCGGTTGTCACCGAATGACATTGCCTGTTCGCCGGTAGCGGCCGTACCGTCCGGATCATGCTTCCTGTGGTCGAGACGGACGAACAATGGGACAAGGTCGTCCCCGACGAGACGGTGATGCGGGCCGGGGCGGCCGACCTGTGCGCGCGCCTCGGCCTGGGCGGCGCCCCGCTGACCCGGTTCCCGGACGGCTCACAGCCGGTGTACGCGGTCGGCGACGAACTCGTCCTGAAACTGTTCCCCGGGGCCGCCGCCGAGGACGGCCGGGCCGAGGGCCGGGTCCTGTCGTACCTGCGGGGCCGGCTCCCCGTACCGACCCCGAAGGTCCACGACTTCGGGCCGTACGAGAACGGCTGGCAGTACGTCCTGATGTCCCGCCTGCCCGGCGTGAACCTCGCCCACGTCTGGGGCCATGTCCCGCGCGCCCACCGGGAGCGCCTCGTCACCGAGATCGGCGAGGCGCTGGCCGCCCTGCACGCCCTCGACCCCGCGCCCCTCGACGACATCCTCGGCCCGGAGAACTGGGGCGCGTTCCTGGACCGGCGGCGCGAACGCACGGTGGAGCAGCAGCGCGGTCACGGGCTGTCGGCGGCCTGGCTGGACCAGATCCCCGACTTCCTCGCCGCGAACCCGCTTCCCCGCACCCCGGCCCGCTCGCTGCTGCACACCGAGGTGATGCAGCAGCACTTCCTGATCGACCCGGACACCTGGCACCTGACCGGCCTCTTCGACTTCGAGCCGGCGATGATCGGCGACCGCGCGTACGACTTCGTGGGCGTCGGCCTGTTCGTCACCCGGGGCGACCCGGACCTGCTGGGCCGCCTGTCCCGCGCGTACGGCCACACCTTCGCCCTGCACCGGCTCCTCGCGTACACACTGCTGCACGTGTACAGCAACCTGCCCTGGTACATGCGCGAACTGCACGTACCCGTGGAGGGGACCTGGGAGGCGGTGGCGGAGGAGTGGTTCGGTACGGCGTGACCCGCTGGTGACCGGGTCAGCCGGCGAACGCCGGCTGGGCGACCCCCTTGCCCGCTTCCGGGACGACCAGGAGCGAGCCCGACATCGGGTGGGCGGCGGACAGGCCGACGCGGGCCGTGGTGATGTACAGATCCGTGAGGTTCGGGCCGCCGAAGGCGCAGGCCGTGGGGCGGATCGTCGGGAGGATGATCGTACGGTCCAGGGTGCCGGCCGGGGTGTAGCGGCGGACCGCTCCGCCGTCCCACAGGGCGACCCAGACGCAGCCGTCCGCGTCGACCGTCAGGCCGTCGGGGAAGCCGGCGCCCTCCTCGATCAGCGCCAACTGGCGGCGGTTGCCGACACTCTGCCCGTCGGCCGACACGTCGAAGACGTCGACGCGGCGGGTCGGGGAGTCGATGTAGTACATCAGGCGGCCGTCCGGGCTCCAGCCCGTCCCGTTGCTCACCGCGACGTCGTTCAGGACCGTCGTGGCCCCGCCGTCCCCCGTGAACCGGGACAGTGTGCCGCCGCCCGGCGCCTCGTCGTAGCGCATCGTGCCGGCCCACAGGGAGCCGTCGGGGGCCACCGCCGCGTCGTTCGCCCGGCGACCGGGGGTCGGCTCGTGGTGCAGCCAGCGGAAGCCGGTGGCTGAGTCGGCGCCGTCCCCGTCGCCGTCGTACAGGGCCACTCCGTCGCGCAGGTTCAGGACCAGGCCGCCGCCCGCGCGTGGTTTCGCCGCGCCCACGTGCTGCTCCGTCGCCATGACCGTGCGGCGGCCCGTCGACGGGTCGTAGGTGTTGACGCGGGAGCCGAGGATGTCGATCCAGATCAGCCGGGACGCCGCCGCGTCCCACGTCGGGCCCTCACCGAGGGTCGCCTGCGCCTGGACCGCCACTTCGAGGGCGGGTTCGTACGTCGTCATGCCACACTCCGGTGACCGAGGCGCTCGGAGAGTTCGGCGGCGCCCTTGGCGGCGAGCTGTTCCAGCTCCGAACGGTGGTCGTCGCTCCAGCGGATCATCGGGACGGAGATCGACAGCGCGGCGACCACCCGGCCCGTGCGGTCCTGCACCGGTGCGGCCACGCAGCTCACGTCCGGGTTCGACTCACGGTTCTCCACAGCGACACCCCGGCGGCGGATCTCCGCGAGAGCCTCACGCAGGACCGCCGGGTCGGTGATGCTGTTCGGCGTCATCGCGGGCAGCGGAACCTTGTCGGGGACCCGGGCGGAGAGCTCGTGGTCGGGGAGCGAGGCCAGCAGCATCTTGCCCACGGAAGTGCAGTGGGCGGGCAGGCGGCGGCCCGCGGCCGACACCATCCGGACCGCGTGGGTGGAGTCCACCTTGGCGATGTAGATGACGTCCGTGCCTTCGAGGATCGCGACGTGCACCGTCTCGCCGCAGTTCTCGGCGACGGACCGGGCGACCTGCAGACCCTCCGCGGCGAGGTCGAGCTGCTCGGCGTAACGGCTGCCGAGCTGGTACGGGCGCACGCCCAGGCGGTAGCGTCCCGGCTGGCCGGGGACCTGCACGATGTACGAACGGGCGGCGAGCGTCGTCACCAGTTCGTGCACGGTGGTGCGCGGCAGCTGAAGCCGGCGCACTATGTCCGGGGCGGAGAGAGTCCCGTCTCCGTCCAGGAAGAGCTCAAGAATGTCGAGAGCCCGGGTCACGGCAGGTACGAGGCGTCCCATGACGGCCCCCTCTCTTGTGTTCAGGGTGTCTACGATCTCGAGCGATACGACGACGTTCGAGATTTCAACAGACGATCGGCATGACGAACAGGGGACAGGCTAACCACAAGGGCTCGGCCGGGCAATGGGCGTGCGACGGCTTCGTTGCCGTCCGTGACTGTCCTCGCCGCCCGACAGGCGGTCCGGGCAGCTCCCGAGACATACGGGACGATGGTTCATATGTTCACGGTCATCGACTTCCAGCTGGTGCTGCTGCGCCGCATGGCGGACCACAATCCGGACCTCGTGGAAGACGCCCGGCACCAGCTGGGCGTGTCGATCGCGGACATGCGCGAGGCCAACAAACGCTGGCAGGCGATGCTGCGCTCCAAGTACGCCCGAGCCGCCGCCTCCCGGTATCGCTCGGTCCTCGGCACCGCGGAGTCGGTGACGGCGCGCAAAATCGGGGACCTGGAGTGCGAGGCCTGGCTGTGGCCGGTCCCCCTCTGGCCCGACCTGCGCTTCGAGGTGCTCGTGGCCCCGAACGGCGTGGCCTGGAACGAATGGCTGGTGCGGGCCCCGGGCGCCCCCGCCCCCGAACTCCGTACGCCGGACGATCTGCGCCCGTGGTCCTGCACGGTCGACGAGGTCGCCCGCGCCTTCGCCCCCGCCCGCCCGCTGGAGGGCACGGCCCCGACTCGCTGGGGCCTGGCGTTCACGGCGCCGGACGGGACGGGGGTACGGCGGGAGTGCGCGGCGGAGTTCACCTGGGGGCTGCTGCAGCGGGTGGCGGTCAAGGACTGAGTCTGTCGACCCCGCCGGTCACGACCGTCCCTGACGGCCGACGGCGGCCCGCAGGATGGCCTGCACGACCACCGGTACCGAGTCCGGGTGCAGATCGAGGAACAGGTTCGGCTCGATCAACTCCAGTTCCATGACCCGGGGTTCACCGTCGTCACCGAGGACCAGGTCGACCCGGGCGTACAGCAGACCGGAGTTGTCCGGCACAGCGGCCAACGCCTGTTCCGCTACGGCGAGTTCGGCCGAGGTCGGGATCCAGACCTCAAGGTCGGGATGGGCGACCTTGTCGTCGTCGTACGCCGTGCCGGGAGCCAGTACGGCCCCCTTGCGGCTGGCGTGCAGAAAGCTGCCCCCGAAGAACTGCAGGGCACGCTCCCCGGTGACGTCGATGCTCCCGACGTACGGCTGCACCATCGCGGTGAACCCCTCGGCGTGCATACGCGCGAGATGCCGTACGGCCGTCTCCCGGTCCTCGGGTGTGTAGCGGGCCGCGTAACGGGCGCCGGCGCCGGAGGTGGGCTTGACGACGTACTCGCGGTCGTCGGGAAGGCCGGGGGCGTCGCCGGGGGCCAGGTAGCTGGTCGGAACCGTGGGGACACCGGCCGCGGCCAGCTCACCGAGGTACCGCTTGTCCATGTTCCAGCGCAGGACGCCGACCGGATTCGCGACCCGCGTGAGCTTCCCGCACCGCTCCAGCCAGCCCGCGAACTCCTCCGCGCGCCAGCTGTAGTCCCAGGTGGACCGCACCACCGCGAGGTCGAAGGACGCCCAGTCGATGTCGGGGTCGTCCCAGTGGACGGCGGTCGCGTCGGCCCCGGCTGCCAGCAACTCCCGTACCAGGAGCGGAAAATCCCGGTCCTTGCTGGTACCGGGCCGGGGGTCGTAGGTGACGATCGCGATGCGGACCACGGGGACTCCCTCGATGAGGCGTGCGGTAAGGCGCGTAGAGCTGGTTCACCACTGATGGTGATTCCGGATGAAGGTTAACAAGCGCTTGACCCTCACCTTCGGTGAAGCCCCGGCATCGGTGACGGAACGAGGAACCGCGGTGCGGGCCGGCTGCGGCGCCTGACGCGGGTGCGGTGGGCGGTCGGAAGTGACCGTGAATGTGTTTCTTCCGGCAGCCGATGGTGTACGGAGGGATCGGGACGGAAGCAGTCCCTGCGATGGTTGCGACCGATGTGACGAGCCAAGGAGTACGACGCGTGTCCTCTCTCTTCCCCGGGCTGACCGACGACCCGACCGGCGCCCCGAGCGGCGCCCCGAGCGGGCGGCCCGCCCTCCGCTTCGGCGAGCGCTCGCTGACGTACGCCGAACTCGCCGCCACGGCCAGAGCCCTCGCCGACCGGATCTCCGGGGCGGGCGGCCGGGTCGCCGTCTGGGCGACGCCGACGCTGGAGACGGCCGTCGGTGTCGTGGCCGCCCTGCTGGCCGGGGTCCCGGCGGTGCCGCTCAACCCGAAGTCGGGCGAGAGCGAGTTGGGCCACATCCTGAAGGACAGCTCACCCACTCTCGTACTCACCGCGCCGGGCGCCCAACTCCCGGACGCCTTCCGCTCGTTGGAGCGCATCGAGGTCGAGGTGGCCGGCCCGGCACGTCCCCCTTCGGGAGCGCCCGGGACGGCGTACGATCCCGCCCCGGAATCCCCCGCCCTGATCGTCTACACGTCCGGCACCACCGGGCCGCCCAAGGGTGCCGTCATCCCGCGCCGGGCCGTCGCCACCACCCTGGACGCGCTCGCCGACGCCTGGCAGTGGACCGGCGAGGACGTGCTGGTGCACGGGCTTCCGCTCTTTCATGTGCACGGTCTGATTCTCGGCATCCTCGGCCCGCTGCGGCGCGGCGGCTCGGTACGGCACCTCGGGCGGTTCGGGACGGAGGGCGTCACCCGCGAGCTGAACGACGGGGCGACGATGCTGTTCGGCGTGCCGACGATGTACCACCGGATCGCGGAGGCGCTGCCCGGCGACCCGGAGCTCGCCGGGGCGCTCGGCCGGGCCCGGCTGCTCGTCTCCGGTTCCGCCGCGCTGCCCGTGCACGACCACGAGCGGATCACGGCGGCGACCGGCCGCCGGGTCGTGGAGCGCTACGGCATGACCGAGACCCTGATGAACACAAGTGTCCGCGCGGACGGGGAGGCGCGCGCGGGCACAGTCGGCGTACCGCTGCCGGGCGTCGAGCTGCGGCTCGTCGAGGAGGACGGGGCGCCCATCACGGCGTACGACGGCGAGACCGTGGGCGAGATCCAGGTGCGCGGGCCGAACCTGTTCACCGAGTACCTGAACCGGCCCGACGCCACCGCCGCCGCGTTCACCGCCGACGGCTGGTTCCGCACCGGGGACATGGCGGTGCGCGATCCCGACGGCTATGTCCGTATCGTCGGCCGCAAAGCCACCGACCTGATCAAGAGCGGCGGCTACAAGATCGGCGCGGGCGAGATCGAGAACGCGCTGCTGGAGCACGCGGGCGTACGCGAGGCCGCCGTGACCGGAGAGCCCGACGCCGACCTGGGCGAACGGATCGTCGCCTGGATCGTCCCCGCCGATCCGCAGTCCCCACCGGACGCCGACGAGTTGGCCAACCATGTCGCGGCCCGTCTCGCCCCGCACAAGCGCCCCCGGGTCGTGCGTTACCTGGACGCCCTCCCGCGCAACGACATGGGGAAGATCATGAAGCGGGCGCTGCCCAGTGACTGACCGGGCCCCCGGGCGCCTCTCCGCCCGCGAGATCATCGCCCTGCTCTGCGACAACGCCGACGCCAGTACAGACAACTCCACTGGCGGCTTCGTCGAACTGCCCTGCCCCACCCGGGAGCGCGAGCCCGACGGTCCCCTCGCCTGGCAGGGTTACGACGCCTCGCGCGCCCGCGCCACCGCCCGCACCGGCGAGGAGGAGTCCGTCGTCTGTGGCACCGCCCGTGTCGGGGGCACCCCGGCCGTACTGATCGCCTTCGAGTTCGGCTTCCTCGGCGGCTCGCTCGGCGAACGCACCGGAGACCGCCTTGAGCGCGCGTACGAGTACGCGCGCGATCACCGCCTGCCCGTCGTGCCGCTCGTCGCGACGGGCGGCAGCCGGATGCAGGAGGGCATGCTCGCGCTGACCCAGCTCCAGCGCGTGGCCCGGCAGTCGGCGCTGACCCGTGCGGCGGGCCTGCCGCAGATCGCGGTGCTCCGGGATCCGACGACCGGCGGCGGGTGGGCGACCCTGGGCGCGGGCGCCGACGTCGTGCTGGCACTGCCCGGCGCCCAGGTGGGCTTCGCGGGTTCCCGGGTCCGGCCTGCCGACGCGGACCCGGCGGCGTACACGGCCGAGGCGCAGGTGGCGGCGGGCGCGGCCGACGCGATCGTACGTCCGGAGGCGCTCCGCGAAACGCTGGCCCTGTGGCTGCGGCTGCTGAGCGCCGGTGCGATCGGCGCCGACCCGACGCGGGCCGTCCCGCCCCCGGCCCTGCTGATCACCGACGCCATCGACACCGCCAACGCTGCCGACGCCACCGGCGAGGGCCCGGCGGGGGCCGCCCCACTGGACACCGACGCCGCCGTTGCTACCGACACCGCCGGCGAGGGCCGGGCGGAGGCCCCGCATCCTCCGCCCGTCCCCCGTTCCGCGTCCCTCCCCTCCACCGGCTGGGACGCCGTCCGGCGCGCCCGGTCCCCTCGGCGTCCGCGCGCCGACGCCTACCTGGACGCCTACTTCACCCGGCGTGCCGCGATCAGCGGTGACCGCTGCGGGGGCACCGACGCCGGGATGGTGTGCGGGTTCGGTGAGCGGGCGGAGGACGGGCGGACCGTCGCGTACGCCGCGCAGCTCGGCACGGCCACCCGTCCCGCCGGCTATCGCACCGCCGCCCGGCTGATCCGCCTCGCGGACCGGCTCGGCATCCCGGTGCTGACCCTGGTGGACACCCCGGGCGCCGCCAACGACGCCGACGCCGAGCGTCAGGGCGCGGGCGCCGCGATCGCGGACCTCTTCGGCGCGGTCGCCGCCGCCCGCACGCCGGTCACCACGCTGCTGATCGGCGAGGGCGGCTCGGGCGGCGCCCTGGCCCTGGCCGCTCCCGGCAACACCTGGGCCACGCCGGACAGCTACTTCTCCGTCATCGCGCCAGAGCTGGCGGCGGCCATCCTCAAGCGCCCGGAGCGTGAGGTGGAGGCGACGGCGGACCAGCTTCGGATCCGGCCGCAGGACCTGGTGGAGCTGGGGGTGGTACGGGGCATCGTGGGCCGCCCGGCCCCCGCCCCGGACCTTCGGTGACGCCCCGCGCCCTTCAGCGGCTCCGCCAACTCCACCTTCGCGCCCTTGTTCCGCCAGGCGCAGAGTTGCCTGGAAGACATAAAGGATAAATACCCATACGGCGGCACCCCACCCGGCCCCCTACAACAGGCGCCCCACTCCCCCGCCACCGCACGATGCCAGTGGAGGCCCGCCGACCGGCGCGGCCCGTACGGTCTGCGCTCTCGGGAGGATCTGCCATGACCGTCAGTCTGGAACAGATGCGCCGCTGCCATTTCGCCGTCGACCTCGGGGCCGCGCGGACCCGCGTCTACGTCAAGGGTGAAGGGATCGTCGTCGACCAGCCGTCGGTCGCCGCCGTGAACACCAAGACCGGTGCGCTGATCGCGGTCGGGGAGTTCGCCGAGAAGATGACGGGGCGTACACCCCACTACATCCGAGTCGTGCGGCCCGTGTCCGGCGGAACCGTCGTCGACATCGAGATGGCGCAGCGCATGCTGCGGCACCTGATCGGCGACAAGGTCCGCCGCAGCCTGCGCCGCAAGCCCTTCCTGCGGGCCGCCGCCTGCTACCCGCACGACGCCGACCCGCTCGCGCAGCGCGCGGCCATCGAGACGCTCGTCGGTCTCGGCGCCCGGCGCGTCGAACTCGTGGACACGCTCGTCGCCGCCGCCGTGGGCTGCGGACTGCCCGTCGAGCAGCCCGAGGCGACCATGGTCATGGTGTGCGGCGCCGCCGCCACCCAGCTCGCCGTTCTCTCCCTCGGCTCGATCGTGACCGCCGAACGGATCCCGGTCGGGGGCGAGGCCGTCGACCACGCGATCGTGCAGCACCTGCGCCACCAGCACGAACTGATGCTGCCCAGCCAGTCCGTACGTCCGCTGCAGCTCGCCCTCTCCGGCAACGGGCTCACCGCCCACGGCCCGTCGTCCACCGAGATCCACGGCCGGGACGTCGCCACCGGCCTCGCCCGCTCCGTCCAGGTCGACACCGCCGCCGTGCGTGACGCCATCCAGACGCCGCTGACCGCCGTACTCGACGGCATCGGCAAGGTGCTGCGGGACTGCCCGCCCGATCTGGTGGCCGACCTCGCCGACCGCGGCATCATGATGGTCGGCGGCAGCGCGCTGCTCCCCGGGTTCGACCAGATGCTGCGGCAGGCCACGGGCATGCCGGTGCACATCGCCGAACGGCCGGACGTGTGCGCGGTGCAGGGCCTCGGGTACATGCTGGAGGGCCGTATCGAGCCGCTGGTACTGGATCCGCTGGCCACCTGAGACCGCCCACCCGACCCGGCGGCCCCACCATCCGCATGCCAGTCGACCCGCCCCCACCTCCCTCTCCTCCCCTGCCGTCCCGTCTCGAAGCCGTACTGGGCATCGGTTCCGATCTCGAACTGCGCACCACCCTCCAGCACATCGTGGACGGCGCGGCCGAGTTGACCGGTGCCCGGTACGCGGGGCTCGGTATGGCCGACCCCGGGCACGACGGTCTCGTGGAGGTCCGCAGGGCCGATCCGGGGCGCGCCGAACGGGAGGGCGTCGCCGCCATCGACGTACCGATCCTCGTGGAGGGCGAGGAGTTCGGGCGGCTGTATCTCGCCGAGAAACTCGACGGGTCCCCGTTCGGCGACGACGAGAGGGAGTTGCTGCGGGTGCTGGCCACACAGGCCGGCATCGCGATCGGGAACGCCCGGCTGTACGAGACCGCGCGGCAGCGGGAGCGCTGGATCGAGGGTGCCGCCGCCGTCACCACCGCGCTGCTCACCGGCAAGGCCTCCGACGACGCGCTGATGATCGTCGCGGACCGCGCCCGGCTTCTCGCCGACGCCGCCGCGGGCGTCATCCTGCAGCCGACGGCCACCGGCGGCATGGAGATCGTGACCGCCTCCACGTTCGACGACCCCGGTGACATCGTCGGGACCGTCATCGCCCCGGGCAGTCCCGTTCTCGTTCAACTCCTGGGCGGGGAGCCGGTGTTCGTCGACGACTCGGCGACCGACCCGCGGATGACGACCCCTGTACGGCACCGGTTCGGACCCAGCATGATGCTGCCGTTGCAGGCCGAGGGGAGGCTGATCGGCACGCTCGCGCTGCCGCGCCGACGCGGCGACCGCCCGTACACCGGCACGGAACGGCTCCTCGCGACGCAGTTCGCCTCACAGGCGGCCCTCGCGCTCGTCCTCGCCGACGCCCGGCGCCGCCGCGCCCGCCTCGCGGTGTACGAGGACCGCGACCGGATCGCCCGGGACCTGCACGATCTCGTCGTCCAACGGCTGTTCGCCACCGGCATGATGCTGGAGTCCACCCAGCGCCGGGCCGGCGACGACGCCGACGTGCGCGAGATCCTCGGGCACGCCGTCGACGAACTCCAGGCCACCGTCCAGGAGGTCCGGACGACCATTTTCGCCCTCCAGCAGTCCCCCGCCGACGCGCCGACAGGCTTGCGCGGCAAGGTACTTCGTGAGACGGCCGGTACGACGGCGGTACTCGGCCGCCGGCCCTCCGTCCGCTTCACCGGGCCCGTCGAGCACCGCGTCCCCTCCCCCGTCGCCGCCCGGCTCCTCACCGCCCTGCGCCGCACCCTCGCCACCGCCGTACGCCGTCCCGGTGTCACCCGCGTCGAGGTCACGGTCGACGCGACGGCGGTCCTGCCGGACGGCCGGGAAGCCGTACGGCTGACGGTCTACGTCGATGACACAACGGGCGCAGGCCCGGGTACGACGGTCATCTGGCAGGCACCGCTGGGAGACGGCACCCTGTAGAGAGGTCACGGACCGTCGACGGCGGAGGGCAGCCAGTGACTGACATCGACACGCGTGACGACATGTCCGTCGGCACTCGCGTGGGCACGTTCATGGACACCGGTATGCACACCGGCATGCATTCAGGTACGGACACCGGTATGGATACCGGCACGGGCACGCGCGTCGGGGCGCGCGTCCGCACGCGCATCGGGGTGACCGGGCACCGCTCGATCCCCGCCGCCGTTCTGCCGTCCGTCCGTACGGGCATCCGCCGGCAGTTGCGGGGCGACGAGGAACTGGAGGCTCTGAGCTGCCTCGCGGCCGGGGCCGACCAGTTGTTCGCCGACATGGCCCTGGACCGGGGCATACCCGTCACCGCCGTGATCCCCGGCATGGACTACGAGACCCACCTCGGCGACGCCGACACCCGCGCCGCATACCGCCGCATCCTCAACTCCTGCCGTACACAAGTGAATCTGCCCGAGGAGGCGACACACGAAGAGGCCTACTTCGCGGCCGGCCGCTGGATCGTCGACCACGCCGACCGGCTGGTCGCGGTATGGGACGGTCAGCCCGCACGAGGACTCGGCGGCACCGGGGACGTGGTGGCGTACGCCCGCCGCACCGGCGTTCCGGTGACGGTGCTGTGGCGACCGGGGGTGCTGCGCGGCTGAGTTCGGGGGTCAACCGCCGAACCGCACCAGCCAGTCGGTGTGCTGCGGTGAGACGACCCGCTCGGCCTCGGCCACCGCCTCAGCCCACCCCGCCTCCGTCACCGTCTTCACCATCGAGACGCGCAGTGTCTCCAGGTCCTGTTCGATGAGGGAGTGGGCATACGTCAACGGCCGGTGCCGCCGCACCTCCTGCCAGGCCACCCCGGCAGCCGCGCCGGCGCTGAGAAGCCCGGTGAGATCCCAGCCGCCGATCACGCCGAGGGCCCTGAGCACAGCCGCCAGCAGGGCGAGCCCTGTCAGGACGGCCGTGACGGAGGACCAGCGCACGGAGGCGCGATGCGACTCGGAGGCGCGGTTCTTGTACCAGACGAACTGTTCCAGCAGCCGGTCCCGGAGATAGATCTCCCGGCGAGCGGCGAACGGCTTGGCGCGCACGGCCCGCATGACCGGGGTGATCTGCCCGGTTCCACGGGCGTGGGCCCCGTTGCGGGAGTCCTCCCAGCCCACCCGTCTGAGTTCCCGGAGCCGCTCCTCCAGCCGTTCCGCGAACAGCCCGTCGGGGTCGGAGACCCGGGAGTGGAACGGCCCCCCGTGGACCATGTACTGCC
This genomic interval from Streptomyces sp. B21-083 contains the following:
- a CDS encoding DUF4231 domain-containing protein — protein: MTTGVSQLHAGTPGPSVTLSENDLPPLFVVSDRRALSRQSESLYAVRTQLLLLLSATAMAMLAERFNSHVPAAFAALLYAFTIAIGLHIARRRARAQWRAHRDVAELLKSLAWQYMVHGGPFHSRVSDPDGLFAERLEERLRELRRVGWEDSRNGAHARGTGQITPVMRAVRAKPFAARREIYLRDRLLEQFVWYKNRASESHRASVRWSSVTAVLTGLALLAAVLRALGVIGGWDLTGLLSAGAAAGVAWQEVRRHRPLTYAHSLIEQDLETLRVSMVKTVTEAGWAEAVAEAERVVSPQHTDWLVRFGG